A single region of the Mus caroli chromosome 16, CAROLI_EIJ_v1.1, whole genome shotgun sequence genome encodes:
- the LOC110311966 gene encoding resistin-like alpha, producing the protein MVYKSISSGQVLEPFLRFCPGTPTLNRMKTTTFSLLICISLLQLMVPVNTDETIEIIVEKKVKELLANQDNYPSTVTKTLSCTSVKSMNRWASCPTGMTATGCACGFACGSWEIQNGDTCNCLCLLIDWTTARCCQLS; encoded by the exons ATGGTGTATAAAAGCATCTCATCTGGCCAGGTCCTGGAACCTTTCCTGAGATTCTG CCCCGGGACGCCAACTTTGAACAGGATGAAGACTACAACTTTTTCCCTTCTCATCTGCATCTCCCTTCTCCAGCTGATGGTCCCAGTGAATACTGATGAGACCATAGAGATTATCGTGgagaaaaaggtcaaggaacTTCTTGCTAATCAAG ATAACTACCCCTCCACTGTAACGAAGACTCTCTCTTGCACTAGTGTCAAGTCTATGAACAGATGGGCCTCCTGCCCTACTG GGATGACTGCTACTGGGTGTGCTTGTGGCTTTGCCTGTGGATCTTGGGAGATCCAGAATGGAGATACTTGCAACTGCCTGTGCTTACTCATTGACTGGACCACTGCCCGCTGCTGCCAACTGTCCTAA